A region from the Aricia agestis chromosome 12, ilAriAges1.1, whole genome shotgun sequence genome encodes:
- the LOC121732418 gene encoding uncharacterized protein LOC121732418, whose translation MARNRSLLFYFAVLLVILSTLTQETEARRKILRGRRVMTRTYYHGNAVPAWAISLMAGIGMLIVGGILYVVMRKIVLSAETGYLNTYQPAMRNEV comes from the exons aTGGCTAGAAATagatctttattattttattttgcagtgTTACTGG TCATTCTGAGCACCCTCACACAAGAGACTGAAGCAAGGAGAAAAATTCTTCGTGGTAGACGAGTTATGACCCGCACATACTACC atgGAAACGCAGTGCCGGCTTGGGCAATAAGTTTGATGGCAGGTATAGGAATGTTAATAGTTGGAGGTATTTTGTACGTAGTGATGAGAAAAATCGTTCTATCAGCGGAGACTGGATATCTCAATACATATCAACCAGCCATGCGAAACGAAGTTTGA
- the LOC121732332 gene encoding charged multivesicular body protein 6-A, whose protein sequence is MGGFFSKSKKPVSRITPQDKAVLELKQQRDKLKQYQKKIEINLERDRQLAKKLLAQDKRDKAKSLLKKKKYQEQLLLNADIQLEKIEQLTHDLEFTQIEIQVLDGLKTGNEALKKVHAILNIDEIEKILDETKEGIEKQREIDELISGQLTEEDNEAIEAELEDMLDVKDQLPEVPMDEIPETEKEDIPERPERVKAPKIALEA, encoded by the exons atgggTGGGTTTTTTTCTAAAAGTAAGAAACCTGTGAGTCGTATAACTCCACAAGACAAAGCAGTTTTGGAGCTTAAACAACAGAGAGATAAACTGAAACAGTATCAGaagaaaattgaaataaatttgGAAAGGGATCGCCAATTGGCTAAAAAACTTTTAGCCCAAGACAAACGTGATAAAGCGAAATCGTTATTGAAGAAAAAGAAGTACCAGGAACAACTTTTATTAAATGCAGACATACAGTTGGAAAAAATAGAACAGCTCACCCATGACTTAGAATTCACACAGATAGAGATACAG GTACTGGATGGACTGAAAACTGGAAATGAAGCACTTAAGAAGGTGCACGCTATATTGAACATTGATGAAATTGAAAAGATATTAGACGAAACTAAGGAAGGAATTGAAAAACAAAGGGAAATAGATGAGCTTATATCTGGGCAATTGACCGAAGAAGACAATGAGGCTATTGAGGCAGAACTAGAAGACATGCTCGATGTGAAAGACCAGTTACCTGAAGTTCCTATGGATGAAATTCCAGAAACCGAAAAGGAAGACATTCCAGAGAGGCCAGAAAGAGTCAAAGCACCAAAAATTGCCCTTGAAGCTTAA